The following are encoded in a window of Balaenoptera ricei isolate mBalRic1 chromosome 1, mBalRic1.hap2, whole genome shotgun sequence genomic DNA:
- the LOC132351580 gene encoding neuroblastoma breakpoint family member 6-like protein — translation MAVSLTTFSGPRTEMSILETNQYLRSQLEKSKQDFQDLTEKFLMSQATAYSLANQLQKYKCEEYKDLIESVLEEEVLFEEGELAEKMRPAARLGRYDPLIQAQARELTHLRQKLQEGKGVCYFFMQHAKNTVKSFESLLRSTDVTYYQRQRFCELLAQGSQLAETLASKLTTGNHHDRKDEDGQEPLAPRSGPAVRLWFQVALV, via the exons ATGGCGGTATCTCTCACCACTTTCTCTGGTCCAAGAACAGAAATGAGCATCCTGGAAACCAACCAGTACTTGCGCTCCCAGCTGGAAAAAAGCAAACAGGACTTTCAAGACCTCACAGAGAAATTCCTCATGTCCCAAGCTACTGCCTACTCCCTGGCCAACCAGCTGCAGAAATACA AGTGTGAAGAGTACAAAGACCTCATTGAATCTGTGCTGGAGGAGGAAGTGCTGTTTGAGGAGGGGGAGCTGGCAGAGAAGATGAGACCGGCTGCAAGGCTTGG GAGATATGATCCCCTAATTCAGGCTCAGGCCCGAGAACTGACCCACTTACGACAGAAGCTACAGGAAGGGAAAGGTGTCTGTTATTTTTTCATGCAGCACGCAAAGAACACAGTCAAGTCTTTTGAGAGTCTCCTCAGGAGCACTGACGTTACCTACTACCAGAGACAGAGGTTCTGTGAGCTACTGGCCCAAGGAAGCCAGCTGGCAGAGACACTTGCCAGCAAACTCACCACTG GAAATCATCATGATAGGAAGGATGAAGATGGACAGGAGCCGCTAGCACCCAG ATCAGGACCAGCTGTGAGGCTGTGGTTCCAGGTTGCCTTAGTTTAA